A single region of the Pseudomonas granadensis genome encodes:
- a CDS encoding glycosyltransferase family 2 protein — translation MTETLISVVIPVYNYARTLSRAVESVLAQLDEAVADLLVIDDGSTDDTPQVVEQLLLKHGGRFRALRKSNGGLSSVRNLGIEETTGQFLVFLDSDDEMAPGALAALSQHITGNPQSRMVIGSHWSVFADGKRSLQAVRPLPAAPRQRLQGYLLDKTVSISNGACAMHRSVFGPGNYPEHLRNVEDLPVFAQVLARFPCSVVNEPLALIHKHADSMRHDLRQSLAAGTDQVVNEVFSRRRMPEQMQDLRQAFLAQRCLSLFRDCYSHGEYQLAKDFYLKALRADWRTIKRWSYARKALRSLFR, via the coding sequence TTGACTGAGACACTGATCAGCGTCGTCATTCCGGTCTACAACTACGCGCGAACGCTTTCACGTGCAGTGGAGTCGGTGTTGGCGCAGCTGGACGAGGCGGTGGCGGATTTACTGGTCATTGACGATGGGTCGACGGACGACACGCCTCAGGTCGTCGAACAGCTCTTGCTCAAGCATGGCGGGCGCTTTCGTGCGCTGCGCAAAAGCAATGGTGGATTGTCCTCGGTGCGCAATCTTGGCATCGAGGAAACCACCGGGCAGTTTCTGGTGTTTCTCGATTCCGATGATGAGATGGCGCCCGGCGCATTGGCGGCGCTGTCGCAACACATCACCGGTAACCCGCAAAGCCGGATGGTGATCGGGTCGCATTGGTCAGTGTTCGCTGATGGCAAGCGTAGCTTGCAGGCCGTCAGGCCACTGCCGGCGGCGCCGCGACAGCGGTTGCAGGGTTACTTGCTGGACAAGACCGTGTCTATTTCAAATGGCGCGTGTGCGATGCATCGCAGCGTTTTCGGCCCGGGCAATTATCCTGAGCATCTGCGCAACGTTGAAGATTTGCCGGTATTTGCCCAGGTTCTGGCGCGTTTTCCATGCAGCGTCGTGAACGAACCGTTGGCGCTCATTCACAAGCATGCGGACAGCATGCGCCATGATTTGCGCCAGAGCCTTGCGGCCGGCACCGATCAGGTGGTCAACGAAGTGTTCTCCCGCCGGCGCATGCCTGAACAGATGCAGGATTTGCGTCAGGCATTTCTGGCACAGCGTTGTCTGTCCTTGTTTCGCGATTGCTACTCGCACGGCGAATACCAATTGGCCAAGGACTTCTATTTAAAGGCCTTGCGTGCTGACTGGCGCACGATCAAGCGCTGGTCCTACGCGCGCAAGGCATTGCGATCATTATTTCGGTAA
- a CDS encoding protein kinase family protein, whose product MQSIDHSTYEALRKGAQVLEADGSGDKVLRLADGRMLKLFRRKRLLSSALFFPYAQRFANNTRALQQRGILCPQVIAVYRIPSIERDGVYYSPLEGSTVRQLQGSAEDGDSLRKQLGSYFALLHEKGVYFRSLHFGNVVLTPDNQLGLIDIADLRCQKRALSDSKRLRNFAHLLRYKEDRHWLLGDDAGDSFIEGYRQALPSNRQAPLISRLRPLLV is encoded by the coding sequence ATGCAATCGATTGACCACAGCACTTACGAGGCACTGCGCAAAGGTGCACAGGTTCTGGAGGCCGACGGTTCCGGCGACAAGGTACTGAGGCTGGCTGACGGCCGCATGCTCAAACTGTTCCGTCGCAAGCGCTTGCTCAGCTCGGCGCTGTTCTTCCCCTACGCGCAGCGCTTTGCCAACAACACCCGGGCGCTTCAGCAACGCGGCATTCTTTGCCCGCAAGTCATCGCGGTCTATCGCATCCCGAGCATCGAGCGCGACGGTGTTTACTACAGTCCACTGGAAGGCAGCACGGTGCGCCAGCTACAAGGCTCTGCCGAGGATGGCGATTCATTGAGAAAGCAATTGGGCAGCTACTTCGCCCTGCTGCATGAAAAAGGCGTGTATTTCCGATCGCTGCACTTTGGCAATGTGGTGCTGACCCCGGACAACCAACTGGGCCTGATCGACATCGCCGATCTGCGCTGCCAAAAACGAGCCCTGAGTGACAGCAAACGCCTGCGCAACTTCGCGCACTTGCTGCGCTACAAGGAAGACCGTCATTGGTTGCTCGGCGACGATGCCGGCGACAGCTTTATCGAAGGCTACCGCCAGGCGCTGCCGAGCAACCGCCAGGCGCCACTGATCTCGCGCCTGCGGCCGTTGCTGGTGTAA
- the msbA gene encoding lipid A export permease/ATP-binding protein MsbA — MSSPEPKAQSTLAIYFRLLAYVRPYAGLFLLSIVGFLIFASTQPMLAYILKYFVDGLANPEASLFPGNPYLGDLQLLQTVPLMIVFIALLQGVGSYLGNFFLARVSLGLVHDLRVVLFNKLLELPNRFFDKNNSGHLISRITFNVTMVTGAATDAIKVVIREGMTVIFLFCTLLWMNWKLTLVMVAILPVIGIMVNSTSKKFRKQSKKIQVSMGNVTHVASETIHGYRVVRSFGGESYEKQRFRDASQSNTDKQLTMTKTGAVYTPMLQLVTYSAMAVVMFLVLYLRGDASPGDLVAYITMAGLLPKPIRQLSEVSSTIQKGVAGAESIFEQLDEPAEVDQGTVERDRLEGRLEVRNLSFQYPDTDKPVLNDISFNVEPGQMVALVGRSGSGKSTLAGLIPRFYQHEHGQILLDGVEVQDFTLRSLRRQIALVTQAVTLFNDTVTNNIAYGDLAGAPLDEVKRAAREAYADEFIAKMPQGYETMVGENGVLLSGGQRQRIAIARALLKDAPLLILDEATSALDTESERHIQAALDHVVQNRTTLVIAHRLSTIEKADLILVMDEGRIVERGTHVQLLEQNGYYARLHAKEFEEGDEPQPTHATNVC, encoded by the coding sequence ATGAGCAGTCCTGAACCGAAAGCCCAGTCAACGCTGGCGATCTACTTCCGCCTTTTGGCTTACGTGCGGCCCTATGCCGGTCTCTTTCTCCTCAGCATCGTCGGGTTTCTGATTTTCGCATCGACCCAGCCGATGCTCGCCTACATCCTCAAGTACTTCGTCGACGGGCTGGCCAATCCTGAAGCCAGCCTGTTCCCGGGCAACCCTTATCTGGGCGATTTGCAATTGCTGCAAACCGTGCCGCTGATGATTGTGTTCATCGCCCTGTTGCAGGGCGTGGGTTCGTATCTGGGTAACTTCTTTCTCGCCCGGGTTTCTCTGGGACTGGTGCATGACCTGCGGGTGGTGCTGTTCAACAAACTGCTGGAGTTGCCCAACCGCTTCTTCGACAAGAACAACTCCGGTCATCTGATTTCGCGCATCACCTTCAACGTGACCATGGTCACCGGCGCGGCAACGGACGCGATCAAAGTGGTCATCCGCGAAGGCATGACCGTGATCTTTCTGTTCTGCACGTTGTTGTGGATGAACTGGAAGCTCACCCTGGTGATGGTGGCGATCCTGCCGGTCATCGGCATCATGGTGAACAGCACCAGCAAGAAATTCCGCAAGCAGAGCAAGAAGATCCAGGTGTCGATGGGCAACGTCACGCATGTGGCCTCCGAGACCATCCATGGTTATCGCGTCGTGCGCAGCTTTGGCGGTGAAAGCTATGAGAAGCAACGCTTTCGCGATGCCAGCCAGAGCAATACCGACAAGCAACTGACGATGACCAAGACCGGCGCGGTGTACACGCCGATGCTGCAATTGGTCACGTACAGCGCCATGGCCGTGGTCATGTTCCTCGTGCTTTACCTTCGCGGCGATGCCTCGCCGGGTGATCTGGTGGCCTATATCACCATGGCGGGCCTGTTGCCCAAGCCGATCCGGCAGTTGTCGGAAGTCAGTTCGACGATTCAGAAAGGCGTGGCCGGTGCCGAGAGCATTTTCGAGCAACTGGATGAGCCGGCCGAGGTGGATCAGGGCACCGTCGAGCGCGATCGTCTCGAAGGACGCCTGGAAGTGCGCAACCTCAGCTTCCAGTATCCGGACACCGACAAACCGGTGCTCAACGACATCAGCTTCAACGTCGAGCCGGGGCAGATGGTTGCGCTGGTCGGGCGTTCGGGCAGCGGCAAGTCGACTCTCGCCGGGTTGATTCCGCGCTTCTACCAGCACGAGCACGGGCAGATTCTGCTCGATGGCGTTGAAGTCCAGGACTTCACCCTGCGCAGCCTGCGCCGCCAGATCGCACTGGTGACCCAGGCCGTGACGCTGTTCAACGACACGGTCACCAACAACATCGCTTACGGCGACCTCGCCGGTGCGCCGCTGGATGAAGTCAAACGTGCGGCTCGCGAGGCTTACGCCGACGAGTTCATTGCCAAGATGCCTCAGGGTTACGAAACCATGGTCGGTGAAAACGGCGTGCTGTTGTCCGGCGGTCAGCGTCAACGCATCGCCATCGCCCGCGCCTTGCTCAAGGATGCGCCGTTGCTGATTCTCGACGAGGCCACGTCGGCCCTCGATACCGAGTCGGAGCGGCACATCCAGGCGGCGCTGGATCACGTTGTGCAAAACCGTACCACGCTGGTCATCGCGCACCGCTTGAGCACCATCGAAAAAGCCGACCTGATTCTGGTCATGGACGAAGGGCGGATTGTCGAGCGTGGCACCCATGTGCAGTTGCTCGAGCAGAACGGCTATTACGCTCGTCTGCATGCCAAGGAATTCGAAGAAGGTGACGAACCTCAGCCGACCCACGCGACCAACGTATGCTGA
- a CDS encoding GNAT family N-acetyltransferase, which produces MLTVFRSFRERGWTEIDRDSYARAWQRFGGSFATHPDVVERLSSFVDIELRYLGWLVGGEIVAAVPCWGRHVALSKEVLKREGKRGLLDMGNAEIILPIAAEVVVPVRQRMAYVSQLNVTQISTLKPQPEGLALARLPEEYSKKFRYNQRREQRLLEEAGGSLVPMSDFTAQEQAAAYGDLFQRRWGFEVPGKAGLVEVFSLLREFMTGSVAMLDSAPVAIQVLYRVEAPQWVSLEYINGGVDPQSREFSPGSVLSFVNTQQAWADAQAVGKPLRYSFGRADREYKDRWCHTVPVYKV; this is translated from the coding sequence ATGCTGACGGTGTTTCGCAGCTTCCGTGAGCGTGGCTGGACCGAGATCGACCGCGACAGCTATGCCCGGGCCTGGCAGCGTTTCGGCGGCAGTTTCGCGACGCATCCCGACGTGGTCGAGCGCTTGTCGAGCTTCGTGGATATCGAGTTGCGCTATCTGGGCTGGCTGGTCGGCGGCGAAATCGTCGCCGCCGTGCCGTGCTGGGGCCGGCACGTGGCGCTGTCCAAGGAAGTGCTCAAGCGCGAGGGCAAGCGCGGCTTGCTCGACATGGGCAATGCGGAAATCATCCTGCCGATTGCTGCTGAGGTGGTGGTGCCGGTGCGCCAGCGCATGGCTTACGTGTCCCAGCTCAATGTCACGCAGATCAGCACGCTGAAACCGCAGCCCGAAGGTTTGGCCCTGGCGCGATTGCCGGAAGAGTATTCGAAGAAATTCCGCTACAACCAGCGCCGCGAGCAGCGTCTGCTGGAAGAGGCGGGCGGGTCACTGGTGCCGATGTCCGACTTCACTGCGCAGGAGCAGGCTGCCGCTTACGGCGATCTGTTTCAGCGCCGCTGGGGTTTTGAAGTGCCGGGCAAAGCCGGGCTGGTTGAAGTGTTCAGCTTGTTGCGCGAGTTCATGACCGGCTCGGTGGCGATGCTCGATTCGGCACCGGTGGCCATTCAGGTGTTGTATCGCGTCGAGGCCCCACAGTGGGTTTCGCTGGAGTACATCAACGGTGGCGTCGATCCGCAAAGCCGCGAATTCAGCCCCGGCAGCGTGCTGAGTTTCGTCAACACCCAGCAGGCGTGGGCGGATGCCCAGGCGGTGGGCAAGCCGCTGCGTTATTCGTTCGGCCGTGCCGACCGGGAATACAAGGATCGCTGGTGCCACACGGTGCCGGTCTACAAGGTCTGA
- a CDS encoding PIG-L deacetylase family protein → MSARKQQLLKAHRRNKRLFLIGFLLALLLIGVLVKWWLVPLLLVLAWIAHEAWFADHLFYRPSDDYQYNFPPQTARQTVSVDGGLVRLSEPLAPGETLVLELELKSTWLGRWLDPYVQVGDDRQEFERGVRGRRFLNLSGQEMALAQGSLTLRGHHCVPGSAGVLWIMANPDFSQQRVMVIAPHADDAELAAFGLYSRCDDVSIVTLTQGEIEAEDYQQLGLDQAAAARLKGRLRSWDSLVIPLWGGVPAERCVQLGYYCLQLPAMAAAPTTAFGSRESQESDVRSVRRHNPLRLPADSDGQPTWENLLGDLTALLEHYRPEVVVTPHPELDPHSDHVASTQALLEAVSRSQWKPNTLLMYANHLHDNDRWPMGPAGCGIALPPAIEPLPADRLWSPQLSAPVQLDKAMALAMEHDLQGAEVFKRKLRRWIQQGLAGRRWPVTGSNEFFRKAVRRHELFWVRDLSE, encoded by the coding sequence ATGAGCGCACGCAAGCAGCAACTCCTCAAGGCCCACCGGCGCAACAAGCGCCTGTTCCTGATCGGCTTTTTGCTGGCGCTGTTGCTGATCGGGGTTCTGGTCAAATGGTGGCTGGTGCCGCTGTTGCTGGTGCTGGCGTGGATCGCTCATGAGGCGTGGTTCGCCGATCATCTGTTCTATCGGCCGTCTGACGACTATCAATACAACTTCCCCCCACAGACCGCGCGGCAAACCGTGAGCGTCGACGGCGGTTTGGTGCGCCTGAGCGAGCCGTTGGCACCGGGCGAGACGCTGGTGCTGGAACTGGAGCTGAAGTCGACCTGGCTGGGGCGCTGGCTCGACCCGTATGTTCAGGTCGGTGATGACCGTCAGGAATTCGAGCGCGGAGTGCGTGGCCGGCGCTTCCTCAATCTGTCCGGGCAGGAGATGGCCTTGGCGCAAGGTTCGCTGACCCTGCGCGGCCACCATTGCGTGCCAGGGAGCGCGGGTGTGCTGTGGATCATGGCCAACCCCGATTTCAGCCAGCAGCGGGTGATGGTCATCGCGCCGCATGCCGATGACGCCGAGCTGGCAGCGTTTGGCCTTTACAGCCGTTGCGATGACGTCAGCATCGTCACGTTGACCCAAGGCGAAATCGAGGCCGAGGATTATCAACAGCTGGGGCTCGATCAAGCCGCAGCGGCGCGTCTGAAGGGGCGTTTGCGCAGCTGGGACAGCCTGGTGATTCCGCTCTGGGGCGGCGTGCCCGCAGAGCGCTGTGTGCAACTGGGTTATTACTGTCTGCAACTGCCGGCGATGGCCGCAGCGCCAACGACAGCGTTCGGCTCGCGCGAATCGCAGGAAAGCGACGTGCGCAGTGTGCGGCGGCACAATCCGTTGCGCCTGCCCGCCGATAGCGACGGTCAGCCGACCTGGGAGAATCTGCTCGGCGATCTGACTGCGCTGCTTGAGCACTATCGACCCGAAGTGGTGGTGACACCGCATCCCGAACTCGATCCGCACAGTGATCATGTCGCGTCGACGCAAGCGTTGCTCGAGGCGGTCAGCCGCAGTCAGTGGAAGCCAAACACGCTGCTGATGTACGCCAACCATCTGCACGACAACGATCGCTGGCCGATGGGCCCTGCAGGTTGCGGTATTGCGCTGCCGCCGGCCATCGAGCCATTGCCGGCCGATCGCTTGTGGAGCCCGCAGCTGTCGGCGCCGGTGCAACTGGACAAGGCCATGGCACTGGCCATGGAGCATGATCTGCAGGGCGCCGAGGTGTTCAAGCGCAAACTGCGCCGCTGGATCCAGCAGGGTCTGGCGGGCCGGCGCTGGCCTGTCACAGGCAGTAACGAGTTTTTCCGCAAGGCTGTGCGGCGTCATGAATTGTTCTGGGTGCGCGACCTTTCAGAATGA
- the hldE gene encoding bifunctional D-glycero-beta-D-manno-heptose-7-phosphate kinase/D-glycero-beta-D-manno-heptose 1-phosphate adenylyltransferase HldE — translation MKLSMPRFDQAPVLVVGDVMLDRYWHGGTSRISPEAPVPVVKVEQIEDRPGGAANVALNIAALGAPASLVGVTGDDEAADSLSNSLKGAGVRALFQRIAHQPTIVKLRVMSRHQQLLRIDFEEPFATDALALGLQVDDLLEGIKVLVLSDYGKGALKNHQALIQAARAKNIPVLADPKGKDFSIYRGASLITPNLSEFEAIVGGCADEHELVSKGATLMHDLELGALLVTRGEHGMTLLRPDQPALHLPARAREVFDVTGAGDTVISTLAAAIAAGEDLPHAVALANLAAGIVVGKLGTAAISAPELRRAIQREEGSERGVLGLEQLLLAVADARAHNETIVFTNGCFDILHAGHVTYLEQARAQGDRLIVAVNDDASVSRLKGPGRPINSVDRRMAVLAGLGAVDWVISFSEGTPENLLREVKPDVLVKGGDYGIDQVVGADIVSAYGGTVKVLGLVENSSTTAIVEKIRSR, via the coding sequence ATGAAGTTGTCCATGCCGCGTTTCGATCAAGCCCCGGTCTTGGTAGTCGGCGATGTCATGCTCGACCGCTACTGGCATGGCGGAACCTCACGGATTTCCCCTGAGGCGCCGGTGCCGGTGGTCAAGGTCGAGCAAATCGAAGACCGTCCAGGCGGTGCCGCCAACGTTGCCCTGAACATTGCCGCGCTGGGTGCGCCGGCGTCGCTGGTTGGTGTGACCGGCGACGACGAAGCCGCCGACAGCCTGAGCAACAGTCTCAAGGGGGCGGGCGTACGGGCATTGTTCCAGCGCATTGCGCACCAGCCGACCATCGTCAAGCTGCGGGTCATGAGCCGGCACCAGCAATTGCTGCGTATCGATTTCGAAGAGCCGTTCGCCACCGATGCTTTGGCCCTGGGCTTGCAGGTCGATGACTTGCTCGAAGGCATCAAGGTGCTGGTACTTTCCGATTACGGTAAAGGCGCGCTGAAAAATCATCAGGCGCTGATCCAGGCCGCCCGCGCGAAGAACATCCCGGTGCTGGCCGATCCGAAAGGCAAGGATTTTTCGATCTATCGTGGTGCCAGCCTGATCACTCCCAATCTCAGCGAATTCGAAGCCATTGTCGGCGGCTGCGCCGATGAGCATGAGCTGGTGAGCAAGGGCGCCACGCTGATGCACGACCTCGAACTCGGTGCGCTGCTGGTGACCCGCGGCGAGCACGGCATGACCCTGCTGCGCCCGGACCAACCGGCGCTGCACCTGCCAGCGCGAGCCCGCGAGGTATTCGACGTCACCGGTGCCGGTGACACGGTGATTTCCACTCTGGCCGCAGCGATTGCCGCCGGTGAAGACCTGCCCCATGCGGTCGCGCTGGCCAATCTGGCCGCCGGCATCGTGGTCGGCAAGCTCGGTACGGCCGCCATCAGTGCCCCGGAACTGCGTCGCGCGATCCAGCGTGAAGAGGGTTCCGAGCGCGGTGTCTTGGGCCTTGAGCAACTGCTGCTGGCGGTGGCCGATGCCCGCGCGCACAACGAGACAATCGTTTTCACCAACGGCTGCTTCGACATTCTGCATGCCGGGCATGTGACCTATCTGGAGCAGGCGCGAGCGCAGGGCGATCGTTTGATCGTCGCGGTCAACGACGACGCCTCGGTCAGCCGCCTCAAGGGGCCAGGCCGGCCGATCAACAGCGTGGATCGGCGCATGGCGGTCCTTGCCGGGCTGGGTGCGGTGGACTGGGTGATCAGCTTCTCTGAAGGCACCCCGGAAAACCTGCTGCGCGAGGTCAAGCCGGACGTGTTGGTCAAAGGTGGCGATTACGGCATCGATCAGGTGGTCGGCGCCGATATCGTCAGCGCTTACGGCGGCACCGTGAAGGTGTTGGGATTGGTGGAAAACAGCTCGACGACTGCGATTGTCGAGAAGATCCGCAGTCGCTGA
- a CDS encoding glycosyltransferase family protein has protein sequence MKVMLLVMDEQRVILDRLYDIVQQNCDECVIHRLTKQQQMNLGPFLASVEYQTFDRVVIFSRVKRLAPQLRVLKCIPGLVFLEHDAYQNYMPASKYRGVYSRLYRRLPSCRALVSGAVVARKMLAEGIDTVFVSKGYDEQMLHNTGVERDIPIGFLGSLKSTEYAERKAMLESLSRRTGMLVTRTKSGEEYLQTLNRIRIFVSADIGMNEFMIKNFEAMACGCVLLAWSQGEEDRLLGFEDMHNTVFYRSEEEAVEKIKLLQGDPELAERIARNGQAFAESRYSFARVGQALAAEIQREMRPWQPPSAFTQWWVKVRYGMKVPV, from the coding sequence ATGAAAGTCATGCTCCTGGTGATGGACGAACAGCGGGTCATTCTTGACCGGCTCTACGACATCGTGCAGCAGAACTGTGATGAATGTGTCATCCATCGTTTGACCAAACAGCAGCAGATGAACCTGGGGCCGTTTCTGGCCTCGGTGGAGTATCAGACCTTCGATCGTGTGGTGATTTTCTCCCGTGTAAAACGCCTGGCCCCGCAGTTGCGGGTGCTCAAGTGCATTCCGGGGCTGGTTTTTCTTGAACACGACGCCTATCAGAACTACATGCCGGCCAGTAAATACCGCGGTGTGTATTCGCGGTTGTACCGGCGGTTGCCGAGTTGCCGGGCGCTGGTCTCCGGGGCGGTGGTCGCACGCAAGATGCTCGCCGAGGGCATCGATACGGTGTTCGTCTCCAAGGGTTATGACGAGCAGATGCTGCACAACACCGGCGTCGAGCGCGACATTCCCATCGGTTTTCTCGGCAGCCTGAAAAGCACCGAGTACGCCGAACGCAAGGCCATGCTCGAGTCGCTTTCGCGGCGGACCGGAATGCTGGTGACCCGAACGAAGTCCGGTGAGGAATACCTGCAAACCCTCAACCGTATCCGCATTTTCGTCAGTGCCGACATCGGCATGAACGAGTTCATGATCAAGAACTTCGAGGCCATGGCCTGCGGCTGCGTGCTGCTGGCCTGGAGCCAGGGCGAAGAAGACCGCTTGCTCGGTTTCGAAGACATGCACAACACCGTGTTCTATCGCAGCGAAGAAGAAGCGGTGGAGAAGATCAAGCTGCTGCAGGGCGATCCCGAGCTGGCCGAGCGCATTGCCCGCAATGGCCAGGCGTTTGCCGAGAGCCGCTATTCGTTTGCCCGTGTCGGGCAAGCCTTGGCGGCAGAAATCCAGCGCGAAATGCGCCCATGGCAGCCACCGTCAGCATTCACGCAATGGTGGGTGAAAGTGCGTTATGGGATGAAGGTGCCGGTCTGA
- a CDS encoding metal ABC transporter ATPase, producing MPRTLIRKNPSNFKTLPLFVEATAEGLSYQSVGMPLNFAQTLQRRKPVSVADAEHFSLELANLGVSVRLTLHWQNRDYWVLVRQRRQDRGDVVLKLISGYVPAHELNIPLHTAIQEIAEECLLETPEGWLGGRFNDTWLPAPYSAALHYREALPFRLTPLSGSARPVRCASLQLLERPRAYVHLPTASLQLIYDLRLDVPKEAKSLSLFHVDERLEGDQLVARLDRKRPDLYLMPLKDGAPVAELYTLKRDKLVPASTRGLYLAESFATQQGWVVREERIRWKDWLVQQGLQPAKAPRSGLKQLSIKALRLVGLGKKKPAKS from the coding sequence ATGCCGCGCACGCTCATCCGCAAGAACCCGAGCAACTTCAAGACCCTGCCGCTGTTCGTCGAAGCCACTGCCGAAGGCCTGAGCTACCAGAGCGTCGGCATGCCGCTGAATTTCGCGCAGACCCTGCAGCGACGCAAACCGGTGAGCGTGGCCGATGCCGAGCACTTCTCGCTGGAACTGGCCAACCTTGGCGTCTCGGTGCGCCTGACCCTGCACTGGCAGAATCGCGATTATTGGGTGCTGGTGCGCCAACGCCGGCAGGATCGTGGCGACGTGGTGCTGAAATTGATCTCCGGTTACGTACCGGCCCACGAACTGAACATCCCGCTGCACACCGCCATCCAGGAAATTGCTGAGGAGTGTCTGCTGGAAACGCCGGAAGGCTGGCTCGGCGGACGTTTCAACGACACTTGGCTACCAGCCCCTTACTCGGCGGCCCTGCATTATCGCGAGGCCCTGCCGTTTCGCCTGACGCCGCTGTCCGGCTCGGCACGGCCGGTGCGCTGCGCTAGTCTGCAATTGCTCGAACGACCGCGCGCCTATGTGCACCTGCCGACCGCTTCCCTGCAATTGATCTACGACTTGCGCCTGGACGTGCCCAAGGAAGCCAAGTCCCTGAGCCTGTTCCACGTCGATGAGCGGCTGGAAGGTGACCAACTGGTGGCCCGCCTCGATCGCAAGCGCCCCGACCTGTACCTGATGCCACTCAAGGACGGCGCGCCAGTGGCCGAGTTGTACACGCTCAAACGCGACAAGCTGGTTCCGGCCAGTACTCGCGGTCTGTATCTGGCCGAGAGCTTCGCCACTCAGCAAGGCTGGGTGGTGCGCGAGGAGCGGATTCGCTGGAAGGACTGGCTGGTGCAACAAGGTCTGCAACCGGCCAAAGCCCCGCGTTCGGGGCTCAAGCAATTGAGCATCAAGGCGCTGCGCCTGGTGGGCCTGGGCAAAAAGAAACCGGCCAAGTCGTGA
- a CDS encoding aldo/keto reductase, with protein MTIANLHDLHRPLGSTGLTVSPLGLGTVKLGRDQGVKYPNGFQIPDDDAARMLLRQARELGINLIDTAPAYGRSEERLGPLLRGQRQDWVIVSKVGEEFADGLSRHDFSAAHTRMSVERSLQRLETDFIDLVLVHSDGNDLAILEHEEVYATLGALKAEGKIRGFGFSGKTVEGGLKALEQGDCAMVTYNLNEQNEKAVIDYAAAHGKAILVKKALASGHVCLSPGVDPVRASFELLFAQAGVASAIVGTINPLHLAHNVATVAQVLRGH; from the coding sequence ATGACCATCGCCAATTTGCATGATCTCCATCGCCCACTGGGCAGCACCGGCCTGACGGTTTCGCCGCTGGGTCTGGGCACGGTCAAACTCGGTCGCGATCAAGGGGTGAAATACCCCAACGGCTTTCAGATTCCCGACGACGATGCCGCACGCATGCTGCTGCGTCAGGCGCGCGAGCTGGGCATCAACCTGATCGACACCGCCCCGGCCTATGGCCGCAGCGAAGAACGCCTCGGCCCGTTGCTGCGCGGCCAGCGTCAGGACTGGGTGATCGTCAGCAAGGTCGGCGAGGAATTTGCCGACGGCTTGTCGCGCCACGATTTCAGCGCAGCGCACACGCGAATGTCGGTGGAACGCAGCCTGCAACGTCTGGAAACCGATTTTATCGATCTGGTGCTGGTGCACTCCGACGGTAACGACCTGGCGATTCTTGAGCACGAAGAGGTTTACGCAACGCTCGGGGCGCTCAAGGCCGAAGGCAAGATTCGCGGCTTCGGCTTTTCCGGCAAAACCGTCGAAGGCGGTCTCAAGGCACTCGAGCAAGGCGACTGCGCCATGGTCACCTACAATCTGAACGAACAAAACGAGAAGGCAGTCATTGACTATGCTGCTGCCCACGGCAAAGCCATTCTGGTGAAAAAAGCCTTGGCCAGCGGTCACGTCTGTCTGAGTCCGGGCGTGGATCCGGTGCGGGCCAGTTTCGAGTTGCTGTTCGCGCAAGCTGGCGTAGCCAGTGCTATTGTCGGCACGATCAATCCGCTGCACCTCGCCCACAACGTTGCGACCGTTGCCCAAGTCCTTCGTGGTCACTGA